Proteins encoded together in one Antricoccus suffuscus window:
- a CDS encoding DUF222 domain-containing protein, translating to MSVAYLPERDLLTDGQHALAGAAAGLIATATRGALSGLGPVELLQFAGDLERTRNSLAVLDHAIIGALEDTRAAEVLTARNAVTLLTETLRITRSDARQRVQAAKALGERVTLGGQAMPPEREYLARRQATGRVTPAQARVIHRALHRLYGRPDIDPADLDEAETLLTNHTDTLGPRDLEHLATEIIDRLDPDGDEPRD from the coding sequence GTGAGCGTGGCGTACCTGCCCGAACGGGACCTGCTCACCGACGGCCAGCACGCCCTCGCAGGCGCGGCCGCCGGGTTGATCGCGACCGCGACCCGGGGAGCGCTGTCCGGGCTCGGACCGGTCGAGCTGCTGCAGTTCGCCGGTGACCTGGAACGGACCCGGAATAGTCTCGCCGTCCTCGACCACGCGATCATCGGCGCCCTGGAAGACACCCGCGCCGCGGAAGTGCTCACCGCGCGTAACGCGGTCACGCTGCTGACCGAGACACTGCGGATCACCCGGAGCGACGCACGCCAGCGGGTGCAGGCCGCGAAAGCACTCGGTGAGCGGGTCACCCTCGGCGGGCAGGCGATGCCGCCCGAGCGGGAGTACCTCGCGCGGCGGCAGGCCACCGGACGAGTCACCCCGGCGCAGGCCCGCGTCATCCACCGCGCGCTGCACCGCCTCTACGGCCGTCCCGATATCGACCCCGCGGACCTCGACGAAGCCGAGACCCTGCTGACCAACCACACCGACACCCTCGGGCCCCGGGACCTTGAGCACCTCGCCACCGAAATCATCGACCGCCTCGACCCCGACGGTGACGAACCCCGCGACG